One window of the Cryomorphaceae bacterium 1068 genome contains the following:
- a CDS encoding 4-hydroxybutyrate CoA-transferase, protein MRHKSAETPILSPAEAVKHIYSNQRVFLHSVAMTPHTLIQALCERADELKNVELIHIHTEGAAPYVDEKYAKAFKHNACFVGANVRGAVREGNADYIPVFLSEMPQLFRNGILSIDVALISVSPPDQHGYCSLGSSVDITLGALESARLVIAEINPNVPRTHGDGFIHFGEIDFAIEVDSPIHEVTARPFSETEEKIGRYIAEMVEDGSTLQMGIGAIPDAVLSQLTNHQRLGVHTEMFSDGLIDLVESGVVTGEDKKVLPNLVTACFAMGSNRLYRFIDDNPMVVFKDAAYTNDTAVIRQNPKVVAINSAIEIDITGQVCADSIGALQYSGVGGQMDFIRGASLSEGGKPIIAMPSVTGKGKSKLVPFLQEGASVTTTRAHVHYVVTEWGVAYLYGKNLRQRAKELISIAHPDHREDLERRAFERFKHW, encoded by the coding sequence ATGCGCCATAAATCAGCTGAAACTCCGATCCTATCTCCCGCTGAAGCGGTAAAACATATTTATTCCAATCAACGGGTGTTTTTGCACAGCGTTGCGATGACTCCACACACTTTGATTCAGGCGCTTTGCGAGAGAGCAGATGAGCTGAAGAATGTGGAGCTCATCCACATCCATACGGAGGGTGCTGCGCCTTATGTCGACGAGAAGTATGCAAAGGCTTTTAAGCACAATGCCTGTTTCGTAGGTGCCAATGTACGCGGTGCGGTGCGAGAGGGAAATGCAGATTATATCCCTGTCTTCTTAAGCGAAATGCCTCAGCTTTTCCGAAATGGTATTCTATCCATTGATGTGGCCCTAATCAGCGTTTCACCGCCAGACCAACACGGGTATTGCTCGTTAGGCTCTTCGGTGGATATCACCTTGGGAGCGCTGGAATCAGCTCGGTTGGTAATCGCCGAAATCAATCCCAACGTGCCGCGCACCCATGGCGATGGCTTTATTCACTTTGGTGAAATAGATTTCGCCATAGAAGTCGATTCGCCAATCCATGAAGTGACGGCTAGACCTTTTAGTGAAACCGAGGAAAAAATAGGCCGATACATTGCTGAAATGGTTGAAGATGGATCGACACTTCAGATGGGAATCGGCGCCATACCCGACGCCGTATTGAGTCAGCTCACCAATCACCAGCGGCTCGGTGTACATACGGAGATGTTTTCAGACGGCCTGATAGATCTGGTAGAAAGCGGAGTGGTAACGGGAGAAGACAAAAAAGTGCTTCCCAACTTGGTCACAGCCTGCTTTGCCATGGGCAGCAATCGACTATACCGCTTTATAGATGACAACCCGATGGTGGTTTTTAAAGATGCGGCCTATACCAACGATACGGCGGTGATTCGTCAAAATCCGAAAGTGGTGGCGATCAACTCGGCCATCGAGATAGACATTACCGGACAGGTTTGTGCAGACTCAATCGGAGCCTTGCAGTATTCAGGCGTTGGTGGACAAATGGATTTCATCCGAGGGGCTTCCCTATCAGAAGGTGGCAAACCGATTATCGCCATGCCCTCAGTGACGGGGAAAGGAAAAAGCAAGCTGGTACCGTTTCTCCAGGAAGGCGCCAGCGTTACGACTACTCGCGCCCATGTTCATTACGTGGTTACGGAGTGGGGTGTAGCTTACCTGTATGGAAAAAACTTACGCCAAAGAGCGAAAGAGTTAATCAGCATTGCTCACCCCGATCATCGGGAGGATTTGGAAAGACGGGCTTTTGAGCGATTTAAGCATTGGTAG
- a CDS encoding TraB/GumN family protein, translating to MKQLFVLLSNLFFLFSFAQDLPNSLLWKVEKEGIQPSFIFGTIHVLPQADFQLDEKVKTAIGESDELVMEMDMSDPSLQTKMFQMMNMRDGTTLDQLLTKEQYEMLSKKLQGMEGAPPLAMLNGMKPFMVATMMLSEYVGSQPASFEMTLTSMATARQMPISGLETIEEQMAVFDSISYSDQAEDLMDMVEKGDEMKQLFADMIAQYKAEEVNALFASTEEYMASEEEMKFLLYARNENWAERLETRLGEKTLFIGVGAAHLGGEQGIITLLRERGYELTPIMD from the coding sequence ATGAAACAGCTGTTCGTCCTTCTTTCAAACCTTTTCTTTCTATTTTCTTTTGCCCAAGATTTACCAAATTCCCTTTTGTGGAAGGTGGAAAAGGAGGGGATACAACCATCCTTCATCTTTGGAACGATTCACGTTTTGCCTCAGGCAGACTTTCAGCTTGACGAAAAAGTGAAAACGGCAATCGGAGAGAGCGATGAGCTGGTGATGGAGATGGACATGTCCGATCCATCGCTTCAAACAAAGATGTTTCAGATGATGAACATGCGCGACGGAACGACGCTCGATCAACTTTTGACGAAGGAGCAATACGAGATGCTTTCGAAAAAACTGCAGGGAATGGAAGGAGCTCCCCCTTTGGCGATGCTGAATGGCATGAAGCCGTTTATGGTGGCTACGATGATGCTCAGCGAATACGTGGGCAGTCAGCCTGCGAGTTTCGAAATGACCTTAACGTCAATGGCCACGGCTCGTCAAATGCCCATATCGGGATTGGAAACCATTGAAGAACAAATGGCCGTTTTCGACAGCATTTCTTATTCAGATCAGGCGGAAGACTTAATGGATATGGTTGAGAAAGGTGATGAGATGAAGCAGCTTTTCGCCGATATGATCGCGCAGTACAAGGCAGAGGAAGTAAACGCCCTTTTCGCTTCCACGGAAGAGTACATGGCTAGTGAAGAGGAAATGAAGTTTCTGCTTTATGCACGGAATGAAAATTGGGCGGAGCGACTCGAAACTCGACTCGGGGAGAAGACCTTGTTTATTGGAGTGGGAGCGGCGCACCTTGGTGGAGAGCAAGGAATCATAACTCTTTTGCGTGAGCGCGGATATGAGTTGACTCCGATTATGGATTAA
- a CDS encoding TrpB-like pyridoxal phosphate-dependent enzyme, giving the protein MKQHKFLLEEAQMPRAWYNIMADMPNKPMPPLHPGTKEPMGPEDLAPLFPMELIKQEVSADRFVDIPEEVLDAYKIYRPSPLFRAHGLEKALGTSAKIYYKYEGGSPSGSHKPNTAIPQAYYNMKQGVKRITTETGAGQWGSALSYACQKFGIDLEVYMVKLSYQQKPYRKMMMNTYGANCYPSPSDRTEAGRKILAQDPDSPGSLGIAISEAIERAVQDEETKYALGSVLNHVLLHQTIIGLEAEKQFEIAGDEPDVIVAPFGGGSNFAGIAFPFLRYNFQNGKKIKCIAVEPSSCPKLTQGEFKYDFGDSIGMTPLLPMYTLGHDFVPAEIHAGGLRYHGAGVLVSQLLKDGLIEARAKEQLECFKAGVLFAKAEGVIPAPEATYAIAQVIEEANAAKEAGEEKTILFNLCGHGHFDLSAYEKFLAGELVNHKYEKQGAL; this is encoded by the coding sequence ATGAAACAACACAAATTCCTTTTAGAAGAAGCACAGATGCCGAGAGCATGGTACAATATCATGGCGGATATGCCGAATAAACCCATGCCCCCTCTTCATCCGGGTACGAAAGAACCCATGGGGCCCGAAGACTTGGCACCGCTATTCCCCATGGAGTTGATCAAACAGGAAGTAAGTGCAGACCGATTTGTGGATATCCCCGAAGAGGTGCTCGATGCTTACAAAATCTACCGTCCTTCGCCGCTGTTCAGAGCGCACGGATTGGAAAAAGCCTTAGGCACATCGGCCAAAATCTACTACAAATACGAAGGAGGAAGCCCATCAGGATCACACAAGCCAAATACGGCTATCCCACAAGCTTACTACAACATGAAGCAAGGCGTAAAACGGATAACCACAGAGACGGGAGCCGGTCAATGGGGAAGTGCATTGAGCTACGCCTGTCAGAAATTCGGTATTGATCTCGAGGTGTACATGGTCAAGTTGAGCTATCAGCAGAAGCCCTACCGAAAAATGATGATGAATACCTACGGAGCAAACTGCTATCCATCTCCTTCTGACCGTACGGAAGCGGGTCGGAAAATATTGGCTCAAGACCCGGATAGCCCGGGTAGTTTGGGCATAGCCATTTCGGAAGCGATCGAGCGAGCTGTGCAGGATGAGGAAACAAAGTACGCCCTTGGTAGTGTCTTGAATCACGTATTGTTGCACCAAACCATCATTGGCTTGGAAGCCGAGAAGCAATTTGAAATAGCCGGAGATGAACCAGATGTAATCGTTGCGCCATTTGGCGGTGGCTCCAACTTTGCGGGAATAGCCTTTCCGTTCTTGCGGTACAATTTTCAAAATGGCAAAAAGATAAAATGCATCGCTGTAGAGCCGTCGAGTTGCCCGAAATTAACCCAAGGTGAATTCAAATACGACTTTGGTGACAGCATTGGAATGACTCCGCTCCTACCCATGTATACACTGGGACATGATTTCGTGCCGGCAGAAATTCACGCCGGTGGTTTGCGCTATCACGGAGCAGGCGTATTGGTAAGCCAACTCTTGAAGGATGGCTTAATTGAGGCCAGAGCAAAAGAGCAGCTGGAATGCTTCAAAGCGGGTGTTCTTTTTGCCAAAGCTGAAGGGGTCATCCCCGCTCCCGAGGCAACTTATGCCATCGCTCAAGTGATTGAGGAAGCCAATGCCGCAAAAGAGGCAGGTGAAGAAAAGACCATCCTCTTTAACCTTTGCGGACACGGTCACTTCGACCTGTCGGCTTACGAGAAATTCCTCGCCGGCGAACTGGTCAATCACAAATACGAAAAGCAAGGAGCGCTATAA
- a CDS encoding DUF6495 family protein yields the protein MKYRKLNLNELEDLREDFVHFLAANSVTADDWVMIKQADPTLAGEMIEVFSDIVWEKILAKIQYVRMISKKMIRVMHFGEKKAEMIQLTIDHPEFSFSNPDQIRSIAEGTADLKSFDPEMIKGSKTYSDSRELEVFLALEQGGQPTDEVFWRSLKSMVPEVES from the coding sequence GTGAAATACCGCAAGCTTAACCTTAACGAACTTGAAGACTTACGAGAAGATTTCGTACACTTCCTCGCTGCCAATTCCGTTACTGCCGATGACTGGGTTATGATCAAACAAGCCGATCCAACTCTTGCCGGCGAAATGATCGAAGTATTTTCAGACATCGTTTGGGAAAAGATTCTTGCTAAGATCCAATACGTTAGAATGATCAGCAAGAAGATGATTCGAGTCATGCATTTCGGTGAGAAGAAAGCGGAAATGATTCAACTTACGATCGATCATCCGGAGTTTAGTTTTTCCAATCCAGATCAGATCAGAAGCATTGCCGAAGGCACAGCCGACTTGAAATCTTTCGATCCTGAAATGATCAAGGGCTCAAAAACATATTCCGATTCGCGAGAGCTCGAAGTGTTCTTGGCATTAGAGCAAGGCGGGCAGCCTACCGACGAAGTATTTTGGCGAAGTTTGAAATCGATGGTCCCTGAGGTCGAGTCTTAA
- a CDS encoding glycoside hydrolase, with product MKVEQSQFREIADANAKWVAVIPYGYTSPGESRVVYDSEFQWWGERFDGAAEMIQSAKSEGLKVMLKPQVWIPRMWVGDFYPDDMKVWEKSMTEFTLDFAKLADSLGVEIFCLATEYKRLTIENPSYFEGLIAEIRNVYDGQITYAANWDEYASITFWDKLDFIGVNAYFPLSVKEVPTEEELRTAWSEISVELSTVSLTVQKPILFTEFGYRSIQKTAEKPWEHGRAEYEPVAQSTAFDALFSSVWREPWMAGGFIWKWRFFEEAGGHGDASYTPQGKPAMKVIEEVFAD from the coding sequence ATGAAAGTGGAGCAGAGTCAGTTCAGAGAAATCGCTGACGCCAATGCAAAATGGGTGGCTGTTATTCCTTACGGATACACTTCGCCAGGAGAGTCTCGAGTGGTTTATGATTCGGAATTTCAATGGTGGGGCGAACGCTTTGACGGTGCCGCAGAGATGATCCAATCTGCAAAATCTGAAGGTCTAAAAGTCATGTTAAAGCCCCAAGTCTGGATCCCTCGAATGTGGGTAGGAGATTTCTATCCTGATGACATGAAAGTGTGGGAGAAATCAATGACTGAATTCACCCTTGATTTTGCAAAATTGGCAGACAGCCTCGGAGTTGAAATATTCTGTTTAGCCACAGAATACAAAAGACTCACGATTGAAAATCCAAGTTATTTCGAAGGCTTGATAGCCGAGATTAGAAATGTGTATGACGGTCAAATTACTTATGCGGCCAATTGGGATGAATACGCTTCCATCACCTTTTGGGATAAACTGGATTTCATTGGTGTCAACGCATACTTTCCTTTATCAGTGAAAGAAGTCCCAACAGAAGAGGAGTTAAGAACAGCTTGGAGTGAGATCAGTGTTGAGCTTTCTACCGTTAGCCTGACAGTCCAAAAGCCCATTCTATTTACTGAATTCGGTTATCGAAGTATTCAAAAGACTGCCGAAAAACCATGGGAGCATGGAAGAGCCGAATATGAACCTGTAGCGCAGTCAACGGCTTTTGATGCCTTATTCAGTTCGGTGTGGAGAGAGCCCTGGATGGCAGGTGGGTTTATATGGAAATGGCGCTTTTTTGAAGAGGCGGGTGGTCATGGTGATGCCTCCTATACACCTCAAGGAAAGCCGGCTATGAAAGTAATCGAAGAGGTTTTTGCGGATTAG
- a CDS encoding glycoside hydrolase family 2 protein has translation MRLLILVFLLVSISACKLSTKELIRSERTLHENWEFSQEGDSAFRLANVPGQVHLDLLANDIIEDPFWQDNELKQRWIEEENWIYKTEFSVSSKTLKNENIELVFEGLDTDAEVFLNGETILKADNMFRTWRVNAKSYLKKGMNELRIVFESPVNHNRELVSDYRHQLPSGNESDDIPVKVAAFSRKAAYHFGWDWGPRFVTSGIWKDIKLVTWNKVRIKNAFTRALSANREVAHMRTVIELEASVAGIYEILLKQKTKIVNLKVGTNTIVHDFDIHRPKLWWTNGHGQPNLYSQKIKLRIDKTVLDSTTDTYGVRKIELIDKPDSIGTSFYFKLNGKPIFMKGANYIPQDVFLSRVTPEKYQALIAAAKEANMNMLRVWGGGIYEQDLFYDLCDQNGILVWQDFMFAGSLYPDDDGFKENVAKEVVDNIVRLRSHPCIALWCGNNEIEVAWENWGWQEQYGYSEQDSIEIWNNYVSIFQKLIPELVAEYHPSASYTSTSPLSNWGTAENFNHSSMHYWGVWHGREPFEEFENNVGRFMVEYGFQSYPEMSTLKTVMADSSLRLDSPLMSHRQKSYIGNGLITEHIEQYYDPPQSFEEFVDLSQKTQALGLEMAIEAHMNKRPHCMGTLFWQLNDCWPGPSWSVIDYYGNRKTSYSAVKSAFSETK, from the coding sequence ATGAGATTATTAATTCTTGTATTTCTTCTGGTATCGATTAGCGCATGTAAACTCAGTACCAAAGAACTCATTCGCTCGGAGCGCACCCTTCACGAGAATTGGGAATTCAGCCAAGAAGGAGATTCTGCCTTTCGGTTGGCAAATGTGCCCGGTCAGGTTCACCTCGACTTGCTTGCTAACGACATCATCGAAGATCCATTTTGGCAAGACAATGAGTTGAAACAGCGATGGATTGAAGAAGAGAACTGGATCTACAAAACTGAGTTTAGCGTATCATCTAAAACACTAAAAAACGAAAACATAGAACTCGTCTTTGAAGGACTAGATACCGATGCCGAGGTTTTCCTGAATGGAGAGACAATACTCAAGGCTGACAATATGTTCCGCACATGGCGGGTAAATGCCAAGTCTTATCTCAAAAAAGGTATGAACGAATTGCGGATCGTCTTTGAATCGCCCGTCAACCACAATCGAGAACTCGTATCAGACTATCGCCATCAACTTCCTTCAGGAAATGAATCCGATGACATTCCTGTAAAAGTAGCCGCCTTTTCCCGAAAAGCCGCGTACCACTTTGGTTGGGATTGGGGGCCTCGCTTTGTTACATCGGGTATTTGGAAAGACATAAAACTGGTGACTTGGAACAAAGTCAGAATCAAGAATGCCTTCACAAGAGCACTATCGGCAAATCGAGAAGTAGCACATATGCGCACAGTAATTGAATTAGAAGCTTCCGTTGCTGGCATCTACGAGATTTTATTAAAACAAAAAACGAAGATCGTCAACCTGAAAGTAGGTACAAATACCATTGTCCATGACTTTGATATTCATCGGCCGAAACTCTGGTGGACGAATGGACATGGCCAACCGAATCTCTACTCACAGAAAATAAAGCTGCGAATTGATAAGACTGTTTTGGATTCAACTACCGATACATACGGCGTCCGAAAAATTGAGTTGATCGATAAACCTGATAGCATTGGGACCTCATTCTATTTTAAACTGAACGGCAAACCCATTTTTATGAAGGGAGCAAACTACATTCCTCAGGATGTTTTTCTGTCGCGCGTGACTCCCGAAAAATACCAAGCCCTCATAGCTGCCGCCAAAGAAGCCAATATGAATATGCTTCGCGTTTGGGGCGGCGGAATTTACGAGCAAGACCTTTTTTATGATCTATGCGATCAAAATGGAATCTTGGTATGGCAAGATTTTATGTTTGCGGGCAGTCTCTATCCCGATGATGATGGCTTTAAGGAGAATGTCGCTAAGGAAGTTGTGGATAATATCGTGCGGCTTCGCTCCCACCCATGTATCGCATTGTGGTGTGGCAATAATGAGATTGAAGTGGCTTGGGAGAACTGGGGTTGGCAAGAGCAATACGGCTATTCCGAACAAGATTCCATTGAGATTTGGAACAACTACGTTTCCATTTTTCAAAAACTCATTCCCGAATTGGTAGCCGAATACCATCCCAGTGCATCTTACACGAGCACCTCACCACTCAGCAATTGGGGAACAGCAGAAAACTTCAACCACAGCTCCATGCACTACTGGGGTGTATGGCACGGTCGTGAACCGTTTGAGGAATTCGAAAATAACGTAGGCCGATTCATGGTTGAATATGGATTTCAGTCCTATCCGGAAATGTCGACGTTAAAAACCGTGATGGCTGATTCGAGCTTGAGACTCGACTCACCCCTAATGAGCCATCGCCAAAAAAGCTACATCGGCAATGGGTTGATTACAGAACACATTGAGCAATACTATGATCCGCCACAGAGCTTTGAAGAATTCGTGGATCTCAGTCAGAAAACCCAAGCCTTGGGTTTGGAAATGGCCATCGAAGCACACATGAATAAACGACCGCACTGCATGGGCACACTGTTTTGGCAACTCAATGATTGCTGGCCCGGACCGAGTTGGAGTGTGATTGATTACTACGGGAATAGGAAAACAAGCTACTCTGCAGTCAAAAGTGCTTTTTCCGAAACGAAGTGA
- a CDS encoding sodium:proton antiporter: protein MDIFNIIVILTILAAAFAFINTKLLKLPFTIGLMIIAIVFTLVIVAVGAIDPEVLRDAKALVRSIDFETVLLDIMLSFLLFAGALHTKLEGLKKHRAPIAMLATGGVVISAFLVAGLIYGLFLAFDYPVDFIYCLLFGALISPTDPIAVLGILKDAKAPKRLETKIVGESLFNDGVGVVVFLVIFAIAQKGVESITLGEIGLMFLEEIGGGVALGLLGGYLGFFLMRSIDHYETEVLITLALVMGIYSLAGWMHFSGPLAVVVAGLFIGNKSPEVAWSDETRLYVDKFWELVDVFLNALLFVLIGFELLIVALDGQYILFGVLAIPITLLARYLAISGPVAIFKEKLEFIPKTDIILTWGGIRGGISIALALSLEPQMNRELFLTMTYVVVVFSIIGQGLTIGPLIKRILAKSGETVKES, encoded by the coding sequence ATGGATATATTCAACATCATAGTCATCCTAACCATTCTGGCAGCGGCTTTTGCATTTATCAATACCAAACTGCTCAAGTTGCCTTTTACCATTGGTCTGATGATCATAGCAATTGTATTTACTCTCGTTATTGTAGCTGTCGGTGCAATAGATCCCGAGGTGTTGAGAGATGCAAAAGCCCTTGTCAGGTCAATTGACTTCGAAACAGTGTTACTCGATATTATGTTGAGTTTCCTGCTATTCGCAGGTGCGCTCCATACTAAGCTAGAAGGCTTGAAAAAGCACCGAGCACCGATAGCTATGCTTGCAACAGGTGGAGTGGTCATTTCAGCATTCCTTGTTGCTGGTTTGATCTATGGACTCTTTTTGGCTTTCGATTATCCGGTAGACTTTATTTACTGTTTGCTTTTCGGTGCGCTAATTAGTCCAACAGACCCGATAGCCGTTTTGGGAATTCTCAAAGACGCAAAGGCTCCAAAGAGACTCGAAACGAAAATTGTAGGAGAGTCGCTTTTCAATGATGGGGTTGGGGTAGTGGTCTTTCTGGTGATTTTCGCTATCGCACAAAAGGGAGTAGAGTCGATTACACTCGGAGAAATAGGACTGATGTTTTTGGAGGAGATTGGAGGCGGAGTTGCTCTCGGACTGCTCGGTGGATATCTTGGATTTTTCTTGATGCGATCTATCGATCATTACGAAACGGAGGTGCTCATTACACTTGCTCTGGTGATGGGGATTTACAGCTTAGCTGGTTGGATGCATTTTTCGGGTCCATTAGCTGTAGTCGTAGCAGGACTTTTCATCGGTAATAAATCGCCCGAGGTAGCATGGTCTGACGAGACCAGACTTTATGTAGATAAGTTTTGGGAGTTGGTCGATGTCTTTCTCAATGCGTTGCTTTTTGTGCTGATCGGCTTTGAATTACTCATAGTCGCACTAGACGGGCAATATATTCTCTTTGGAGTTTTAGCAATCCCGATTACTCTTTTAGCAAGGTACCTGGCTATTTCAGGCCCTGTAGCCATCTTCAAAGAAAAACTGGAGTTTATTCCTAAAACGGACATCATTCTCACTTGGGGCGGAATTAGAGGCGGTATATCCATCGCACTGGCTCTTTCACTTGAGCCTCAGATGAACCGCGAATTGTTTTTGACCATGACTTACGTGGTGGTGGTCTTCTCCATAATCGGGCAGGGGTTAACCATCGGTCCATTGATTAAGCGGATTCTGGCGAAGAGCGGCGAAACGGTTAAGGAATCCTAA
- a CDS encoding SDR family NAD(P)-dependent oxidoreductase has product MERRKNALVTGASRGIGKATAIELSKRGYTLAVHYVQNKTEAEHTLSKLEGSGHFICKADLSKAQDINQLFDLLYQHFDQLNVVVNNAGVAIKHPLDMAAEDWIENFRKTIEINLHGAALICHHSLQRMMKAGSGTIVNVTSRGAYRSEPSMPGYAASKAGLNSLTQSLAKAAGKQGISVVAVAPGFVETDMCKEILTKDELESVKQQSPLNRIAQPEEVAKLIGFLCEPDSKHLSGAVVDINGASYFR; this is encoded by the coding sequence ATGGAGAGGAGAAAAAACGCCCTGGTGACAGGCGCGTCAAGAGGTATTGGTAAGGCGACGGCCATTGAACTTTCAAAACGCGGGTACACCTTGGCTGTGCATTATGTTCAAAATAAGACAGAAGCTGAACACACCTTGTCCAAGCTGGAAGGAAGTGGACATTTCATCTGTAAAGCTGACTTGAGTAAAGCTCAAGATATTAATCAACTCTTCGATCTGCTATATCAACATTTCGATCAACTTAATGTGGTCGTAAACAATGCCGGAGTCGCTATTAAACACCCGCTAGATATGGCAGCCGAAGACTGGATCGAAAACTTTCGAAAGACGATTGAAATTAACTTACACGGCGCTGCTCTAATTTGCCATCACTCGCTTCAACGAATGATGAAAGCAGGAAGTGGCACCATAGTAAATGTGACCAGTCGTGGAGCCTACCGCAGTGAACCGAGCATGCCCGGATACGCCGCGAGCAAAGCAGGCTTGAACTCACTGACCCAGTCATTGGCGAAGGCTGCGGGTAAACAAGGAATATCTGTCGTAGCAGTAGCACCCGGTTTTGTGGAAACCGATATGTGCAAAGAGATCTTGACCAAAGACGAATTGGAATCCGTGAAACAGCAGAGTCCACTGAATCGGATAGCCCAACCCGAAGAAGTAGCCAAACTAATCGGGTTCCTGTGTGAGCCCGACTCTAAACACCTTTCGGGTGCAGTAGTCGATATCAACGGAGCCTCTTACTTCAGGTAG
- a CDS encoding hemolysin family protein, with protein MGLLITFFLLSIIISFLCSIWEAVLLSITPSFVRRSKTENPSVGELISELKEDIDKPLSAILTLNTIAHTVGAIGVGAQAGELYGDNSFSVFGFGLSYESIIASIMTLAILLLSEIIPKTLGANNWRSLAGFTAKSVNALIYILSPFVWLSKLITKSLNKGGKKSVFSRGDFEAMADAVEESGEIEQTDHILIKNVLAFDELTVEDVMTPRTVMVMANESDKLSDFYKTTGFKTFSRFPVYVENRDHISGMVLKDDLLTELVENNGEKSINDIKREIVVLPDSLTLRAAFHSLNKKRGHMAVVVDEHGSLRGLITLEDIFETLFGMEFTDESDSVEDLRKYARNRWEKRAKDLGLIE; from the coding sequence ATGGGACTTTTGATCACCTTTTTTCTCTTATCTATCATCATTTCATTTCTCTGCTCTATCTGGGAGGCGGTATTACTGAGCATTACACCTTCATTTGTGAGGCGAAGCAAAACCGAAAATCCCTCAGTAGGTGAGTTAATTTCTGAACTGAAGGAGGACATTGACAAACCATTATCAGCCATCCTCACGCTCAATACGATTGCGCACACTGTTGGTGCCATCGGTGTAGGTGCCCAAGCAGGTGAGCTTTATGGCGACAACAGCTTTAGCGTTTTCGGATTTGGTTTGAGCTATGAGTCCATCATCGCTTCGATCATGACCCTCGCCATTCTCTTGCTTTCTGAAATTATTCCCAAAACCCTCGGTGCCAACAATTGGCGCTCACTGGCAGGCTTTACAGCAAAATCAGTGAATGCTCTTATCTACATTCTATCACCCTTTGTTTGGCTAAGTAAGCTCATCACAAAGTCGCTGAATAAAGGCGGGAAGAAGAGCGTGTTTAGCCGAGGAGATTTTGAAGCCATGGCCGATGCTGTAGAGGAAAGCGGAGAAATCGAGCAAACAGATCATATCTTGATTAAGAATGTGCTGGCCTTTGACGAGTTAACCGTGGAGGATGTAATGACCCCACGAACCGTAATGGTCATGGCCAATGAATCGGATAAGCTTTCTGATTTTTACAAAACAACTGGTTTTAAAACCTTTTCACGCTTTCCTGTATACGTCGAAAACCGCGACCACATTTCAGGAATGGTCTTGAAAGACGATCTGCTTACTGAGTTGGTTGAAAATAACGGTGAGAAATCGATCAATGATATCAAACGTGAAATCGTGGTCCTGCCTGACAGCCTGACTTTACGAGCGGCGTTTCACTCATTGAACAAAAAGCGAGGCCACATGGCTGTAGTGGTAGATGAACATGGAAGCCTCAGAGGATTGATCACACTTGAGGATATTTTCGAGACACTCTTCGGAATGGAGTTTACCGATGAATCGGACTCCGTTGAAGACCTCAGGAAATATGCCAGAAACAGGTGGGAAAAAAGGGCTAAAGATCTCGGTCTTATCGAATAA
- a CDS encoding SIMPL domain-containing protein, translating to MKNLLLFSTALFLFAFAEAQTSTIRVKGEATVKAIPALMNVNIPLQAKKETYEATSNDLTKTFNELTSALVKAGINEDDIKSNSMSINPEYRYMNQDKQLLGYVGSIRVSIELEHTQENMNAVVNTLKKEAFNFGYSLSFSLSETQKSTLLEEALTKAVKDGEHKADILAEALEVKIVALEEVNHGYMSDGPDVFQPRFRSMDAVEMKSDGGQEITLNPSEMEIRKEVGLIWKVAK from the coding sequence ATGAAAAATCTACTCCTCTTTTCCACGGCCCTTTTCCTATTCGCTTTCGCAGAAGCGCAAACCTCAACCATAAGAGTAAAAGGTGAAGCAACGGTCAAAGCCATCCCTGCTTTGATGAACGTCAACATTCCGCTGCAAGCCAAAAAGGAAACTTACGAAGCCACTTCGAATGACTTGACAAAAACCTTCAATGAACTGACCTCAGCCTTGGTAAAAGCGGGCATCAACGAAGATGATATCAAGTCAAACTCGATGAGTATAAACCCTGAGTATCGCTATATGAATCAAGACAAGCAGCTGCTCGGTTATGTGGGATCAATCCGAGTATCCATCGAATTGGAACATACTCAAGAGAACATGAATGCGGTCGTGAATACCCTGAAGAAGGAAGCCTTCAATTTTGGCTACAGCCTATCTTTCAGCCTTTCAGAAACACAAAAATCCACCTTGCTGGAGGAAGCTTTGACAAAAGCCGTAAAGGACGGTGAGCACAAAGCTGATATTTTGGCGGAAGCCCTGGAAGTAAAAATAGTCGCGCTGGAGGAAGTCAACCACGGATACATGAGCGATGGTCCCGATGTGTTTCAACCAAGGTTTCGATCGATGGATGCGGTTGAAATGAAGTCAGACGGAGGTCAAGAGATTACGCTGAATCCCAGCGAAATGGAAATCCGCAAGGAGGTTGGTTTGATATGGAAAGTGGCTAAATAG